In a single window of the Novosphingobium sp. IK01 genome:
- a CDS encoding mannose-1-phosphate guanylyltransferase — translation MTMITPVILCGGSGTRLWPRSRKIKPKPFLPLVGDNTLFEAALLRCDGQADFGPAMIVTGAAHLDHVTEQLIDPEHTGIIIEPEGKNTAAAIALAALRLPADAIMLVCPSDHHIGDVAAFQSAARAAAALAAKDWLVAFGIAATAPETGYGYLKQGEAIPDSQGHRVERFIEKPDLARARAFLADGGYSWNGGIFAFRAGHFLDELARHRPALAAAVRASVEQGTVDGNKFHPDPIAFGQIEGESVDYAVMENTERAAMVPATMAWSDIGNWQALHEALDKDEIGNAVRGRVELKNCSNVLVHTDGPRVSVVGASNLIVVVDGDDIMICTSEGAQLVGKLEGAANQ, via the coding sequence TTGACCATGATCACTCCGGTTATCCTGTGCGGCGGCAGCGGAACCCGTCTCTGGCCGCGGTCACGCAAGATCAAGCCCAAGCCCTTCCTGCCGCTGGTGGGCGACAATACCCTGTTCGAGGCAGCCCTGCTGCGCTGCGACGGGCAGGCCGATTTCGGCCCGGCCATGATCGTGACGGGCGCGGCCCATCTCGACCATGTGACCGAGCAGCTGATCGATCCCGAGCACACCGGGATCATCATCGAGCCCGAAGGCAAGAACACCGCTGCCGCCATCGCGCTGGCTGCGCTGCGCCTTCCGGCCGATGCGATCATGCTCGTCTGCCCGAGTGACCATCACATCGGCGATGTTGCCGCCTTCCAGTCTGCCGCCCGCGCCGCTGCCGCACTCGCCGCGAAGGACTGGCTGGTCGCCTTCGGCATCGCCGCGACCGCGCCCGAGACCGGCTATGGCTACCTCAAGCAGGGCGAGGCGATTCCCGACAGCCAGGGGCACCGCGTCGAACGCTTCATCGAGAAGCCCGATCTCGCCCGCGCGCGCGCCTTCCTGGCCGATGGCGGCTATTCGTGGAACGGCGGCATCTTCGCCTTCCGCGCCGGTCACTTCCTCGATGAACTGGCCCGGCACCGCCCTGCGCTGGCCGCCGCCGTGCGCGCCTCGGTCGAACAGGGCACCGTCGATGGCAACAAGTTCCACCCCGATCCGATCGCTTTCGGCCAGATCGAAGGGGAATCGGTCGACTACGCGGTGATGGAAAACACCGAACGCGCCGCCATGGTCCCGGCCACGATGGCCTGGTCCGACATCGGCAACTGGCAGGCCCTGCACGAGGCGCTCGACAAGGACGAGATCGGCAATGCCGTGCGCGGCCGGGTCGAACTCAAGAACTGCTCGAACGTGCTGGTCCACACCGATGGCCCGCGCGTCTCGGTCGTGGGCGCCAGCAACCTGATCGTGGTCGTCGATGGCGACGACATCATGATCTGCACGAGCGAGGGCGCGCAACTCGTCGGCAAGCTCGAAGGCGCGGCCAACCAGTGA
- a CDS encoding phosphomannomutase translates to MTKTTLVATVMEESGVAFGTSGARGLVTAMTDRVCFTYTCAFLQHMAAIGQFAPGMAVAIAGDLRPSSPRILGACASAIVHCGGIVDHCGFVPSPAVAAYGFARGIPSLMVTGSHIPDDRNGIKFNRADGEVLKPDEAAIRAQGVDLPDLFDAAGMLRTAPAPTPPCDAATPYVARYVDFFGPDALAGLKLGVYQHSAVGRDDVLEIVTALGAQAVALARSDTFIPVDTEAVRPVDQELARQWAAEFGFDAILSTDGDSDRPLLADETGQWLRGDVLGVLCAQALGITALATPVSSNSALELSGLFSQVVRTRIGSPFVIEAMNTLIALGETACGYEANGGFILGSPVTQEGRTLAALPTRDAVLPMLAVLAQARRSGLSVSALRATLPPRFTASDRLQNYPTAKSQALVARLGEGEAPAVLAKVGDLFGSFAGPATLFNQVDGLRITFASGDIIHLRPSGNAPELRVYTEGDTPERAATLLEQAMAVVVALP, encoded by the coding sequence ATGACGAAGACGACCCTGGTTGCCACCGTAATGGAAGAGAGCGGTGTGGCGTTCGGAACAAGCGGCGCACGCGGATTGGTCACGGCGATGACCGATCGGGTATGCTTCACCTATACTTGCGCATTCCTTCAGCACATGGCCGCGATCGGCCAGTTCGCGCCGGGCATGGCCGTGGCCATCGCGGGTGACTTGCGCCCTTCTTCGCCGCGCATTCTGGGGGCTTGCGCGTCCGCGATCGTGCATTGCGGCGGGATCGTCGATCATTGCGGCTTCGTGCCCTCGCCTGCGGTGGCGGCCTATGGCTTCGCGCGGGGCATTCCCTCGCTGATGGTCACCGGCAGCCACATTCCCGATGACCGCAACGGCATCAAGTTCAACCGGGCCGACGGCGAAGTGCTCAAGCCCGACGAGGCCGCGATTCGCGCGCAAGGCGTCGATCTGCCCGACCTGTTCGATGCAGCGGGCATGCTGCGCACGGCCCCTGCCCCGACCCCGCCCTGCGATGCGGCAACGCCCTATGTCGCGCGGTATGTCGATTTCTTCGGGCCCGATGCGCTCGCCGGGCTGAAGCTGGGGGTCTACCAGCATTCGGCGGTGGGCCGCGATGACGTGCTCGAAATCGTCACCGCGCTGGGCGCGCAGGCCGTGGCGCTGGCCCGCTCGGATACCTTCATTCCCGTCGATACCGAAGCAGTCCGCCCGGTCGACCAGGAACTGGCCCGCCAGTGGGCCGCCGAATTCGGCTTCGACGCGATCCTTTCGACCGACGGGGATTCCGACCGCCCGCTGCTCGCCGACGAGACCGGGCAATGGCTGCGCGGCGATGTGCTGGGCGTGCTGTGCGCGCAGGCGCTCGGGATCACCGCGCTGGCAACCCCGGTCAGCTCCAATTCCGCGCTCGAACTCTCGGGCCTGTTCAGCCAGGTCGTGCGCACGCGGATCGGCTCGCCCTTCGTGATCGAGGCGATGAACACGCTGATCGCGCTGGGCGAAACCGCCTGCGGCTATGAAGCCAATGGCGGCTTCATCCTGGGCAGTCCGGTCACACAGGAAGGCCGCACCCTCGCCGCGCTGCCCACGCGCGACGCGGTCCTGCCGATGCTGGCCGTTCTGGCCCAGGCACGCCGCAGCGGGCTGAGCGTCTCGGCCCTGCGCGCCACGCTGCCGCCGCGTTTCACCGCCAGCGACCGCTTGCAGAACTATCCCACGGCCAAGAGCCAGGCGCTCGTCGCCCGCCTCGGCGAGGGCGAAGCGCCCGCCGTGCTGGCCAAAGTGGGCGACCTGTTCGGCAGCTTTGCCGGGCCTGCCACCCTGTTCAACCAGGTCGACGGCTTGCGCATCACCTTTGCAAGCGGCGACATCATCCACTTGCGCCCGAGCGGCAATGCTCCCGAACTGCGGGTCTATACCGAAGGGGACACCCCCGAGCGCGCGGCCACCCTGCTCGAACAGGCGATGGCGGTCGTGGTGGCCCTGCCATGA
- a CDS encoding LptA/OstA family protein → MTDPHTLSPRRLSTRALALRSLVGGFALCGTIVAGAQVLSAQAIARHNSNAPVNFAADRMEMQDKQKRVVLTGHVDITQEDLRLQAARTTLAYTDGASVQVQRINAAGGVLVTRGDERASGDSAVYDIPRKVITMVGNVALHRGKDTLNGGRLVIDLNTGLSSVDGHHMGADAGAAGGTTTSGGRVTGTFNVAKAQSGKN, encoded by the coding sequence ATGACTGATCCGCATACCCTGTCGCCGCGCCGCCTGAGCACGCGGGCGCTGGCCCTGCGTTCGCTGGTGGGCGGCTTCGCGCTTTGCGGGACGATCGTGGCCGGGGCGCAGGTTCTTTCCGCACAGGCCATTGCCCGTCACAATTCCAACGCACCGGTCAATTTCGCCGCCGACCGGATGGAGATGCAGGACAAGCAGAAGCGCGTCGTGCTCACCGGCCATGTCGACATCACGCAGGAAGACCTGCGCCTCCAGGCCGCGCGCACGACGCTGGCCTATACCGATGGCGCGTCCGTGCAGGTGCAGCGCATCAACGCGGCAGGCGGTGTTCTGGTCACCCGCGGCGACGAGCGCGCGAGCGGCGACAGCGCGGTCTATGACATCCCGCGCAAGGTGATCACCATGGTCGGCAATGTCGCGCTGCATCGGGGCAAGGACACGCTCAATGGTGGCCGTCTGGTCATCGACCTGAACACGGGTCTTTCGAGTGTCGACGGGCATCACATGGGGGCTGATGCGGGTGCGGCAGGCGGGACGACGACATCGGGCGGGCGCGTGACCGGCACGTTCAATGTGGCCAAGGCCCAGTCTGGCAAGAACTGA
- a CDS encoding polysaccharide biosynthesis/export family protein, which produces MAGCSTPPAPNVAVGARSYEVAPPLGENSMPAHATISAGDEVSLMVVGEPDLSAAKLVVDDAGRLEIPLLGSVMVGGLSPDQASRLLERKLGERYLRDPHVALNVTVAAEKLVSVEGQVNHAGSYPVEGNTTLLGALAMAQSPTRIAKLNETMLFRTVSGQRMVARFDIKRIRAGIDPDPQILAGDVVVVGFAPAKAVYRDVLLAAPILNIFTRF; this is translated from the coding sequence ATGGCTGGTTGTTCGACGCCGCCAGCGCCCAATGTTGCGGTCGGAGCCCGTTCCTATGAGGTCGCTCCGCCTCTGGGCGAGAACAGCATGCCTGCCCATGCCACCATATCTGCTGGCGATGAAGTATCGCTGATGGTTGTGGGAGAGCCTGACCTGAGCGCGGCCAAGCTTGTCGTCGACGATGCAGGACGCCTTGAAATTCCGTTACTTGGGTCGGTCATGGTCGGTGGCCTGTCGCCCGATCAGGCCTCGCGGCTGCTCGAACGCAAGCTGGGCGAGCGGTACTTGCGCGATCCCCATGTCGCGCTCAACGTGACCGTGGCCGCCGAGAAGCTGGTTTCGGTCGAAGGACAGGTGAACCACGCCGGGTCCTACCCGGTGGAGGGCAACACCACCCTGCTCGGCGCGCTCGCCATGGCGCAGAGCCCGACCCGGATCGCCAAGCTCAACGAGACCATGCTGTTCCGCACGGTCAGCGGCCAGCGCATGGTGGCCCGCTTCGACATCAAGCGCATCCGGGCGGGGATCGATCCTGATCCGCAGATTCTGGCGGGCGACGTGGTCGTGGTCGGGTTCGCCCCGGCCAAGGCGGTCTATCGCGACGTCCTTCTCGCAGCGCCGATCCTCAATATCTTCACTCGTTTCTAA
- a CDS encoding ribonuclease D — translation MAVYLHEEDLPAADILAPGIVAVDTETMGLVTARDRLCVVQISDGRGDEHLVRFKVGSDYAAPNLRAVLADPSRLKLYHFARFDLAAIHHYLGVMATPVFCTKIASKLVRTYTDRHGLKDLVRELLGKEISKQQQSSDWGGAVLSDAQLEYAASDVRYLHGAHAILVDRLAREGRTATAQACFDFLPTRALLDIAGWADRDIFSHD, via the coding sequence ATGGCCGTATACCTGCATGAAGAAGACCTGCCTGCTGCCGATATTCTGGCGCCGGGCATCGTAGCCGTCGATACCGAGACGATGGGTCTCGTGACCGCGCGTGACCGTCTGTGCGTGGTGCAGATCTCCGATGGACGCGGGGACGAGCATCTGGTGCGTTTCAAGGTGGGCAGCGACTATGCCGCGCCCAATCTGCGCGCGGTTCTGGCCGATCCCTCGAGGCTCAAGCTCTATCATTTCGCCCGCTTCGATCTGGCGGCTATTCATCACTATCTCGGGGTCATGGCGACGCCCGTGTTCTGCACCAAGATTGCCTCCAAGCTCGTGCGCACCTACACCGACCGTCATGGCCTCAAGGATCTCGTGCGCGAGTTGCTGGGCAAGGAAATCAGCAAGCAGCAGCAGTCGAGCGACTGGGGCGGCGCGGTGCTGAGCGATGCCCAGCTCGAATATGCCGCCTCGGACGTGCGCTATCTGCATGGCGCCCATGCCATTCTCGTCGACCGTCTGGCCCGCGAAGGCCGCACCGCGACGGCGCAGGCCTGCTTCGACTTCCTGCCCACGCGCGCCCTGCTCGACATTGCCGGCTGGGCCGATCGCGACATCTTCAGCCACGACTGA
- a CDS encoding M24 family metallopeptidase, which translates to MTQTRAPDTANPENTVGPAWSPQAMREAQARAWEGVHQIAAAVRPGMRESEARALGETILADLGMGQAWHPLMVRFGENTLRIFADRNAPDLALAENDIFFIDIGPVLLGHEADVGAGFAVGDDPEMHACAAAARTLWRRVAAIWAQEALTGTALYDRAVAEAQAMGWRLNLDVRGHRVADYPHPSRQAAGKLGDLAGQPSAGLWILEIQIRHPTRPFGAFYEDLLA; encoded by the coding sequence ATGACCCAGACCAGAGCCCCCGATACCGCCAATCCTGAAAATACCGTCGGCCCCGCCTGGTCGCCGCAGGCCATGCGCGAGGCACAGGCCCGCGCATGGGAAGGCGTCCACCAGATCGCCGCCGCCGTGCGCCCCGGCATGCGCGAGAGCGAGGCGCGCGCGCTGGGCGAGACGATCCTGGCCGATCTGGGCATGGGGCAGGCCTGGCACCCGCTGATGGTGCGTTTTGGCGAAAACACCCTGCGCATCTTTGCCGACCGCAACGCGCCCGATCTCGCCCTGGCCGAAAACGACATCTTCTTCATCGACATCGGCCCCGTCCTGCTCGGCCACGAGGCCGACGTGGGCGCCGGATTTGCCGTGGGCGACGATCCCGAAATGCACGCCTGCGCCGCTGCCGCCAGGACGCTGTGGCGCCGCGTCGCCGCGATCTGGGCGCAGGAAGCCCTCACTGGCACCGCCCTCTATGACCGCGCCGTGGCCGAGGCGCAGGCCATGGGCTGGCGCCTCAACCTCGACGTGCGCGGCCACCGCGTGGCCGATTATCCTCACCCCTCGCGACAGGCGGCGGGCAAGCTGGGCGATCTTGCCGGTCAGCCCAGCGCGGGCCTGTGGATCCTCGAAATCCAGATCCGCCACCCCACGCGCCCGTTCGGGGCCTTCTACGAAGACCTTCTGGCATGA
- the lptC gene encoding LPS export ABC transporter periplasmic protein LptC, with the protein MTTQADRIRTRRQHKAAPGGTHDRIVRAMAVVLPGLIGVLLAVMVLTPMTPRGEISFLLDRNKVAVVQDRLRVMSAMYRGADDRGRTFSVTAGSGVQHSASQDVVQLKDVTARVMLNDGPAILTTQQGAYDFGRQFITVPGVVNFESSDGYRMVTNGASIDLSKRLLVSDGHVEGRLPTGVFSADRFVANLDDHTVTLEGNARMRMEQGKMTVPGKP; encoded by the coding sequence ATGACCACCCAGGCCGATCGCATCCGCACCCGCCGCCAGCACAAGGCGGCGCCCGGCGGCACGCATGACCGCATCGTGCGGGCCATGGCGGTGGTCCTGCCCGGATTGATCGGGGTTTTGCTGGCGGTCATGGTGCTCACCCCGATGACCCCGCGTGGCGAGATCAGCTTTCTGCTCGACCGCAACAAGGTGGCGGTCGTCCAGGACCGCCTGCGGGTGATGAGCGCGATGTATCGCGGTGCGGACGACCGGGGGCGGACCTTCTCGGTCACGGCGGGGAGCGGTGTCCAGCATTCCGCGAGCCAGGATGTCGTCCAGCTCAAGGACGTGACCGCGCGGGTCATGCTCAACGATGGGCCCGCGATCCTGACCACCCAGCAAGGCGCCTACGATTTCGGTCGCCAGTTCATCACCGTGCCCGGCGTCGTCAATTTCGAGAGTTCGGATGGCTATCGCATGGTCACCAACGGCGCTTCGATCGATCTGTCGAAGCGTCTGCTGGTGAGTGACGGTCATGTCGAGGGGCGCCTGCCGACCGGGGTTTTCTCGGCGGACCGCTTTGTCGCCAATCTTGACGATCATACCGTGACGCTTGAAGGCAATGCCCGTATGCGGATGGAGCAGGGCAAGATGACGGTCCCCGGCAAGCCGTGA
- a CDS encoding GumC family protein, producing the protein MQTLPSHAPLDGPLAGSPYDTFAGGSFAGGQDFGANGPSFDIRKVLTVVRANLWLIGLILAVCVALALTLTMLQTPRYTAQVSVQINNQSAQVLADDQDATSGEAVAAQDTDRFLKTQIDILGSRGIAERVAQRLRLIGNARFYAAMGVSAPDQGMSADDARKYTVDVLLDAVKADLPQSSRLATISFTSIDPAFSAQIANAWASEFIQSNLQRRYDSSAYAREFIAGQLAEAKAKLEQSERDLNAYARDAGIIRMRDATVTTGTDQPSTDVNTVTMASLLQVNAAANQATATRVAAEQRWNSLSRANLLSAPEVLANPTVTALMADRAHAQSDLQRERIKHLDDYPSVVQLKAQIAAIDQQITAVAQTVRSSVRQQYDAALNAERNLQKEVSQLKGSSLAEQDLSVRYNLLARDADTNRALYDGLLQRYKELNAAAGISASNIAVIDAADAPTKPSAPILVNNLVIGLVAGIVIAALVVLVRFQFDDAVRVPEDVEEKLGMPLLGVIPKAQDGTPADALVDPKSAVSEGYNSLRSALLYSTASGLPKTLLITSSQPAEGKSTTSLAIARGLARLGRTVVLLDVDMRRPALHATMGVSNEHGMSSLLTAQDSIDDVLRPTDTPGLQVITSGPIPPSPTELLSAGRLHQVLDTLRERFDVVILDSPPVLGLADAPLMSAVVDGVVMVVQSDRSRRGSLRASLRRLRTMQPNVLGAVLTMFDPAKARNGYSEYYDYNYYHYSSETQK; encoded by the coding sequence GTGCAGACTCTCCCATCCCACGCTCCGCTCGATGGCCCCCTTGCGGGTTCGCCTTACGATACTTTTGCCGGTGGTTCCTTTGCCGGCGGGCAGGATTTCGGGGCAAACGGCCCGTCGTTCGACATACGCAAGGTCCTTACGGTCGTGCGCGCCAACCTCTGGCTGATCGGCCTGATCCTGGCTGTCTGTGTCGCGCTGGCGCTGACGCTCACGATGCTCCAGACCCCGCGCTATACCGCGCAAGTCTCGGTGCAGATCAACAACCAGTCGGCCCAGGTGCTCGCCGACGACCAGGACGCCACTTCGGGCGAGGCCGTCGCTGCGCAGGACACCGACCGCTTTCTCAAGACCCAGATCGATATCCTGGGCAGCCGCGGCATCGCCGAGCGCGTTGCGCAGCGCCTGCGCCTGATCGGCAATGCCCGCTTCTATGCGGCGATGGGCGTGTCCGCCCCCGATCAGGGCATGTCGGCCGACGACGCGCGCAAATATACCGTCGATGTGCTGCTCGATGCGGTGAAGGCCGATCTTCCGCAGTCCTCGCGTCTGGCCACGATCAGCTTTACCAGCATCGATCCGGCTTTCTCGGCGCAGATCGCCAATGCCTGGGCCAGCGAATTCATCCAGTCGAACCTGCAACGCCGCTACGACAGTTCGGCCTATGCGCGCGAGTTCATCGCCGGTCAGCTCGCCGAAGCCAAGGCCAAGCTCGAACAGTCCGAGCGCGATCTCAATGCCTATGCCCGTGATGCCGGGATCATTCGCATGCGCGACGCCACGGTCACCACCGGCACTGACCAGCCCAGCACCGACGTGAATACGGTGACGATGGCCAGCCTGCTTCAGGTCAATGCGGCGGCCAACCAGGCAACCGCCACGCGCGTGGCGGCCGAGCAGCGCTGGAATTCGCTGTCGCGTGCCAACCTGCTCAGCGCGCCCGAAGTGCTCGCCAATCCGACCGTGACCGCCCTGATGGCCGACCGGGCCCATGCCCAGTCCGACCTTCAGCGCGAGCGCATCAAGCACCTCGACGACTATCCTTCGGTGGTGCAGCTCAAGGCCCAGATCGCAGCCATCGACCAGCAGATCACGGCTGTCGCCCAGACCGTGCGCTCCTCGGTCAGGCAGCAGTACGACGCGGCGCTCAATGCCGAGCGCAACCTCCAGAAGGAAGTCTCGCAGCTCAAGGGCTCCTCGCTGGCCGAGCAGGACCTTTCGGTCCGCTACAACCTGCTGGCGCGCGATGCCGACACCAACCGCGCGCTCTATGACGGGCTGCTCCAGCGCTACAAGGAACTCAATGCTGCCGCCGGGATCAGCGCGAGCAACATCGCGGTGATCGATGCCGCCGATGCGCCGACCAAGCCCAGCGCGCCGATTCTGGTCAACAATCTGGTGATCGGTCTGGTCGCGGGCATCGTGATTGCCGCGCTCGTGGTGCTGGTGCGCTTCCAGTTCGACGATGCGGTGCGCGTGCCCGAGGATGTCGAGGAAAAGCTGGGCATGCCGCTGCTCGGGGTCATCCCCAAGGCGCAGGATGGCACGCCGGCCGATGCCCTCGTTGATCCCAAGTCGGCGGTCAGCGAAGGCTACAACTCGCTGCGCAGCGCGCTGCTCTATTCGACGGCCAGCGGCCTGCCCAAGACCCTGCTGATCACCAGTTCGCAGCCGGCCGAAGGCAAGTCGACAACCAGTCTGGCCATTGCCAGGGGTCTGGCCCGTCTGGGTCGTACCGTGGTCCTGCTCGATGTCGACATGCGCCGTCCGGCCCTTCATGCCACGATGGGCGTGTCCAACGAACACGGCATGTCGAGCCTGCTGACCGCGCAGGACAGCATCGACGACGTGCTGCGCCCGACCGATACGCCGGGGCTTCAGGTCATCACTTCGGGCCCGATTCCGCCCAGCCCGACCGAACTGCTGAGCGCGGGGCGCCTTCATCAGGTGCTCGACACCCTGCGCGAGCGTTTCGACGTGGTGATCCTCGACAGCCCGCCCGTGCTCGGCCTGGCCGACGCGCCGCTGATGTCGGCTGTCGTCGATGGCGTCGTGATGGTGGTCCAGTCGGATCGCAGCCGCCGCGGATCGCTGCGCGCCTCGCTGCGCCGCCTGCGCACGATGCAGCCCAATGTTCTGGGCGCCGTCCTGACGATGTTTGACCCGGCCAAGGCGCGGAATGGTTATTCCGAATATTATGACTATAACTATTATCAC
- a CDS encoding NAD-dependent epimerase, whose product MTILVTGNAGFIGFHTARKLLERGDSVVGFDVVNDYYDPAIKEARLRILEETAQRTGSSYRFVRANLADRGAVEEAFAQNGVSRVINLAAQAGVRYSIENPHAYVESNIVGFTNILEACRHGGVGHLVYASTSSVYGANKAMPFSEHKGVDHPLQFYAATKKANELMAHSYSHLYRLPTTGLRFFTVYGPWGRPDMALFLFTRAILEGKPIKVFNHGNHTRDFTYVDDIVEGVIRALDRPAAPDPAWDAMAPDPATSNAPYRIYNIGNNNPVKLTEYIEALEVALGRPAERELLPLQAGDVPDTFADVSDLERELGYRPTTSVREGVARFVEWYRAYHKC is encoded by the coding sequence GTGACAATTCTGGTTACCGGCAATGCCGGCTTCATCGGCTTTCATACTGCGCGCAAGCTGCTCGAACGCGGCGACAGCGTGGTCGGCTTCGACGTGGTCAACGACTACTACGATCCGGCCATCAAGGAGGCGCGCCTGCGCATCCTGGAGGAGACTGCGCAGCGCACCGGATCGTCCTATCGTTTCGTGCGGGCCAATCTGGCCGACCGGGGCGCGGTCGAGGAGGCCTTTGCGCAGAACGGCGTGAGCCGGGTGATCAATCTCGCGGCCCAGGCCGGGGTCCGGTATTCGATCGAGAATCCCCACGCCTATGTCGAAAGCAACATCGTGGGCTTCACCAACATTCTCGAAGCCTGCCGCCATGGCGGGGTCGGGCATCTGGTCTATGCCTCGACCAGCTCGGTCTATGGTGCCAACAAGGCGATGCCGTTCAGTGAGCACAAGGGTGTCGATCACCCGCTCCAGTTCTACGCGGCGACCAAGAAGGCCAACGAGCTGATGGCGCACAGCTACAGCCATCTCTATCGCCTGCCGACCACGGGCCTGCGGTTCTTCACCGTCTATGGCCCGTGGGGGCGCCCGGACATGGCGCTGTTCCTGTTCACCCGCGCCATTCTCGAAGGCAAGCCGATCAAGGTTTTCAACCACGGCAACCACACGCGCGATTTCACCTATGTGGACGATATCGTCGAGGGCGTGATCCGGGCGCTCGACCGTCCGGCCGCGCCCGATCCGGCCTGGGATGCCATGGCGCCCGACCCGGCGACCTCGAACGCGCCCTACCGTATCTACAACATCGGCAACAACAATCCGGTCAAACTTACCGAGTATATCGAGGCACTTGAAGTCGCACTCGGTCGTCCGGCCGAGCGCGAATTGTTGCCGCTTCAGGCCGGAGACGTGCCTGATACTTTTGCCGACGTGTCCGATCTGGAACGCGAGCTGGGCTATCGCCCGACAACGAGCGTGCGCGAAGGCGTTGCGCGCTTCGTGGAATGGTACCGCGCCTACCACAAGTGCTGA
- a CDS encoding class I mannose-6-phosphate isomerase — MSKLPIRSVAKPWGKDVLPAPFVATDGERIGEIWFEPPSGLPGLLVKYIFTSEKLSVQVHPTDAQATAMGETDAAGNPERGKEECWLVIDAEPGATLGVGFHEPVSPEVLRTAALDGSIEDMLVWHPVKAGDFFYIPANTVHAIGAGVSLIEIQQNSDITYRLYDYGRPRELHLDKGIAVSRAQPLDPALARHIPETGTVELASGPYFTAHRLQGVPDAALAADYAGPLLVIPRQGEVHLNGDVLRPGDCAAAPGIAALTFDPHGQAIIVRPA, encoded by the coding sequence GTGAGCAAGCTGCCTATCCGTTCGGTCGCCAAGCCCTGGGGCAAGGACGTGCTCCCCGCCCCGTTCGTGGCGACGGACGGAGAGCGCATCGGCGAAATCTGGTTCGAGCCTCCCTCCGGGCTTCCCGGCCTGCTGGTGAAGTACATCTTCACCAGCGAAAAGCTGTCGGTCCAGGTCCATCCGACCGATGCCCAGGCCACCGCCATGGGTGAAACCGATGCCGCCGGCAATCCCGAGCGCGGCAAGGAAGAATGCTGGCTGGTGATCGATGCCGAGCCGGGCGCCACGCTGGGCGTCGGCTTTCACGAACCGGTCAGCCCCGAAGTGCTGCGCACCGCAGCCCTCGATGGCAGCATCGAGGACATGCTGGTCTGGCATCCGGTCAAGGCCGGGGATTTCTTCTACATCCCGGCCAACACCGTCCACGCCATCGGCGCCGGGGTCAGCCTGATCGAGATCCAGCAGAACAGCGACATCACCTATCGCCTCTACGATTATGGCCGCCCGCGCGAACTCCATCTCGACAAGGGCATCGCCGTCTCGCGCGCGCAGCCGCTCGATCCCGCGCTCGCCCGCCACATTCCCGAAACCGGCACGGTGGAACTGGCCAGCGGCCCCTATTTCACCGCGCATCGCCTTCAGGGCGTGCCCGATGCCGCGCTGGCGGCAGACTATGCCGGGCCCCTGCTGGTGATCCCGCGCCAAGGCGAAGTCCACCTGAACGGAGACGTGCTGCGCCCCGGCGATTGCGCCGCCGCCCCCGGCATCGCGGCCCTGACCTTCGATCCCCACGGACAGGCCATCATCGTTCGCCCAGCCTGA
- the ung gene encoding uracil-DNA glycosylase, with protein MTSSPVPASWAPALDPVLASPPLRALGGFLKAEEAAGKTIYPPRGQRLSALELTPLPQVKVVILGQDPYHGPGQAHGLAFSVQPGVKVPPSLVNIFKELGTDFGLPRPAHGHLVHWAQQGVLLLNNALTVEAGQAGSHQNKGWEPFTDAAVAAVAARAEPTVFLLWGSHAQKKAARVPGLESGPHLVLKAPHPSPLSAHGGFFGCRHFSQANAFLAAHGRPPIDWTLPPA; from the coding sequence ATGACCTCCTCTCCTGTTCCCGCAAGCTGGGCCCCTGCCCTCGATCCCGTTCTGGCCAGCCCCCCGCTGCGCGCGCTGGGCGGCTTCCTCAAGGCCGAGGAAGCCGCAGGCAAGACCATCTATCCCCCGCGCGGCCAGCGCCTGTCCGCGCTCGAACTGACCCCGCTGCCGCAAGTCAAGGTCGTGATCCTCGGGCAGGACCCCTATCATGGCCCCGGACAGGCTCATGGCCTTGCGTTTTCGGTTCAGCCCGGCGTCAAGGTGCCGCCCAGCCTCGTCAACATTTTCAAGGAACTGGGCACCGACTTCGGCCTGCCCCGGCCCGCCCATGGCCATCTCGTCCACTGGGCGCAGCAGGGCGTGCTCCTGCTCAACAATGCGCTGACGGTCGAGGCCGGACAGGCCGGTTCGCACCAGAACAAGGGCTGGGAGCCCTTCACCGACGCCGCCGTGGCCGCCGTCGCCGCGCGGGCCGAACCCACCGTGTTCCTGCTCTGGGGCAGCCATGCCCAGAAGAAGGCCGCGCGCGTCCCCGGCCTCGAAAGCGGCCCGCACCTCGTGCTCAAGGCTCCCCACCCCAGCCCGCTCTCGGCCCATGGCGGCTTCTTCGGCTGCCGCCATTTCAGCCAGGCCAATGCCTTCCTCGCGGCCCATGGCCGCCCCCCGATCGATTGGACGCTTCCCCCGGCATGA